One Comamonas endophytica DNA window includes the following coding sequences:
- a CDS encoding RluA family pseudouridine synthase, with protein sequence MNPLSPEPDTSLSEDSVALEEEVLETRQAPVGIEQHGTRLDRALCVLVPEFSRSYLQQLLALGAVQLNQRVVEKAALKVKAGDQLRIEMRPTLQSQAFQPEPLPLDVVYEDEYLLVVNKAPGMVVHPAPGNWSGTLLNALLARDPKVAVVPRAGIVHRLDKDTSGLMVVARDRLTMDALVALIAARDVSRQYLALAHKPWLGARSCSVNRPIGRDPRNRLKMAVVDLAQHPGKAAQTDFALVSGCDEGALVHCTLHTGRTHQIRVHMASIGHPLVADGTYGGHPAAGMQRQALHAFRLAFVHPMTGKALEFQAKLPADMQTACESWGLALAP encoded by the coding sequence ATGAACCCTCTTTCTCCCGAGCCGGACACGTCTCTCAGCGAGGACTCGGTTGCGCTCGAAGAAGAAGTTCTCGAGACGCGCCAGGCCCCTGTAGGCATCGAGCAGCATGGCACGCGGCTGGACCGCGCGCTGTGCGTGCTGGTGCCCGAATTCTCGCGCAGCTACCTGCAGCAGCTGCTGGCGCTGGGCGCCGTGCAGCTCAACCAGCGCGTGGTGGAGAAGGCCGCGCTCAAGGTCAAGGCCGGCGACCAGCTGCGCATCGAGATGCGCCCCACGCTGCAGAGCCAGGCCTTCCAGCCCGAGCCCCTGCCGCTCGACGTCGTTTATGAGGACGAATACCTGCTCGTGGTCAACAAGGCCCCGGGCATGGTGGTGCACCCCGCGCCCGGCAACTGGAGCGGCACGCTGCTGAACGCGCTGCTGGCGCGCGACCCGAAGGTGGCCGTGGTGCCGCGCGCGGGCATCGTGCACCGCCTGGACAAGGACACCAGCGGCCTGATGGTGGTCGCGCGCGACCGCCTGACCATGGATGCGCTGGTGGCGCTGATCGCCGCGCGCGACGTCAGCCGCCAGTACCTGGCGCTGGCGCACAAGCCCTGGCTGGGCGCGCGCAGCTGCTCGGTGAACCGGCCCATCGGGCGCGACCCGCGCAACCGCCTGAAGATGGCGGTGGTGGACCTGGCGCAGCATCCGGGCAAGGCCGCGCAGACCGATTTCGCGCTGGTGTCCGGTTGCGACGAGGGCGCGCTGGTGCATTGCACGCTGCATACCGGCCGCACGCACCAGATCCGCGTGCACATGGCCTCCATCGGCCATCCGCTGGTGGCCGACGGCACCTATGGCGGCCATCCGGCCGCGGGCATGCAGCGCCAGGCACTGCATGCCTTCCGCCTGGCTTTCGTGCACCCGATGACCGGCAAGGCGCTGGAATTCCAGGCAAAGCTGCCGGCCGACATGCAGACGGCCTGCGAATCCTGGGGGTTAGCGCTGGCGCCCTAA
- a CDS encoding peptidoglycan DD-metalloendopeptidase family protein, which produces MLVSRSLGAWGSVLLAGLVLAGCGSQVNRAPVEDRGSASSGGTLSSGAAAKPLPGAENAGKPGYYTVRPGDTLIRIGLENGQSWKDIARWSNLDNPNLIEVGQVLRVVPPGSSMAAAPAPTDSATGRGVAPVVVGGGDPAAPATVLPGASTPSRPAASAQSGSDESLGFIWPASGSLIAGFDEARNKGYDIAGKAGDPVIAAADGRVVYAGAGLRGYGNLIILKHNNTYLTAYAHNQTLLVKEDQSVRKGQKIAEMGSTDADRVKLHFEVRRQGKPVDPSRYLPAR; this is translated from the coding sequence ATGTTGGTATCGCGAAGTCTTGGGGCTTGGGGATCTGTGCTGCTTGCGGGCCTGGTGCTTGCGGGCTGTGGTTCACAAGTGAACAGGGCTCCAGTGGAAGATCGGGGCTCGGCCTCGTCGGGGGGCACCCTGTCGTCGGGTGCGGCCGCCAAGCCCTTGCCGGGTGCGGAGAATGCAGGCAAGCCCGGCTATTACACGGTGCGTCCGGGCGACACGCTGATCCGCATCGGCCTGGAGAACGGCCAGAGCTGGAAGGACATTGCGCGCTGGAGCAACCTCGACAACCCCAACCTGATCGAGGTGGGGCAGGTGCTGCGCGTGGTGCCGCCGGGCTCGTCCATGGCGGCTGCGCCGGCGCCCACCGATTCCGCCACTGGCCGCGGCGTGGCGCCGGTCGTGGTCGGAGGCGGCGATCCCGCAGCGCCGGCAACGGTGCTGCCCGGAGCGTCCACGCCCTCCAGGCCCGCAGCCTCGGCGCAAAGCGGCTCGGATGAAAGCCTCGGCTTCATCTGGCCGGCATCGGGCAGCCTGATCGCGGGCTTCGACGAAGCGCGCAACAAGGGCTATGACATTGCCGGCAAGGCCGGGGACCCGGTCATTGCGGCCGCGGACGGACGGGTGGTCTATGCCGGCGCGGGCCTGCGTGGCTACGGCAACCTGATCATCCTCAAGCACAACAACACCTACTTGACGGCCTACGCGCACAACCAGACGCTGCTGGTCAAGGAAGACCAGAGCGTGCGCAAGGGCCAGAAGATCGCCGAGATGGGCAGCACTGACGCCGACCGCGTGAAGCTGCACTTCGAGGTGCGCCGCCAGGGCAAGCCGGTGGATCCTTCCAGGTATCTGCCGGCACGTTGA
- a CDS encoding protein-L-isoaspartate(D-aspartate) O-methyltransferase has product MTERRPGFPSWIASSANPGASRSGAKPAARNLVGQAPRAPMPLPMPIGVGMDSVAVRSRMVQRLAQGGVTSQAVLQAMASVERHHFVDSALVNQAYEDTSLPIGLGQTISKPSVVARMTALLLGAECARAGLGRVLEIGTGCGYQAAVLGRVAQEVYSIERLRGLHEKARTNLRPLRLAHVHLLFGDGMLGYAQGAPYAGILAAAGGDAIPDAWCEQLAVGGRLVAPMGNATGGQSLLVIDKTSYGLKRTVLEAVNFVPLKSGIA; this is encoded by the coding sequence GTGACCGAGCGCCGACCCGGTTTTCCTTCGTGGATTGCGTCTTCCGCCAATCCCGGTGCATCGCGCTCCGGCGCCAAGCCCGCAGCCCGCAACCTGGTCGGGCAGGCACCGCGCGCCCCGATGCCGCTGCCCATGCCCATCGGCGTGGGCATGGATTCGGTGGCGGTGCGCAGCCGCATGGTGCAGCGCCTGGCGCAGGGCGGCGTCACCTCGCAGGCGGTGCTGCAGGCCATGGCCAGCGTCGAGCGCCACCATTTCGTCGACAGCGCGCTGGTCAATCAGGCCTATGAGGACACCAGCCTGCCGATCGGGTTGGGCCAGACGATCTCCAAGCCCAGCGTCGTGGCACGCATGACGGCGCTGCTGCTGGGCGCCGAATGCGCTCGCGCAGGGCTGGGCCGGGTGCTGGAGATCGGCACCGGCTGCGGCTACCAGGCAGCGGTGCTGGGCCGGGTGGCGCAGGAGGTCTATTCCATCGAGCGATTGCGCGGTTTGCACGAGAAGGCGCGCACCAATCTGCGCCCGCTGCGGCTGGCACACGTGCATCTGCTGTTCGGTGACGGTATGCTTGGCTATGCCCAGGGTGCGCCCTATGCGGGTATTCTCGCGGCTGCGGGGGGCGATGCCATCCCCGATGCCTGGTGCGAACAACTGGCCGTCGGCGGGCGGCTGGTCGCGCCCATGGGCAACGCGACGGGCGGGCAGAGTCTGCTGGTCATCGACAAGACGTCCTATGGGCTCAAAAGGACGGTTCTCGAGGCGGTGAACTTTGTCCCTTTAAAATCAGGTATTGCCTAA
- a CDS encoding NADPH:quinone oxidoreductase family protein, whose product MQAWLCTTPTGVDALQWTELPTPEPGAGEVLVEIKAASLNFPDLLIVQGKYQIKPPLPFVPGSEFAGVVRAVGAGVRQLQVGQHVACLSGTGGFGTHVIAPAAACVPLPADFPLVDAAAFIMTYATSHHALIDRAQLAAGETVLVLGAAGGVGTAAIQIAKAAGARVIAAASSDEKCALCASLGADATINYGAADLREALKAATGGKGPDVVYDPVGGALAEPAFRSIAWRGRYLVVGFAAGPIPALPWNLALLKGASLVGVFWGDFARREPQANAAMMATLLEWYRQGKIKPVIDCTMELSQLPTAYARMGSRAVMGKLVLTR is encoded by the coding sequence ATGCAAGCCTGGCTATGTACGACGCCCACGGGCGTCGATGCGCTGCAATGGACGGAACTGCCGACCCCGGAACCTGGCGCCGGCGAGGTGCTGGTCGAGATCAAGGCCGCCAGCCTGAATTTTCCCGACCTGCTGATCGTGCAGGGCAAGTACCAGATCAAGCCGCCGCTGCCCTTCGTGCCCGGCTCGGAATTCGCCGGCGTGGTGCGCGCCGTGGGCGCAGGCGTGCGGCAGCTGCAGGTCGGCCAGCACGTGGCCTGCCTCAGCGGCACGGGCGGCTTCGGCACCCATGTCATCGCGCCGGCCGCCGCCTGCGTGCCGCTGCCCGCCGACTTCCCGCTGGTCGATGCGGCCGCGTTCATCATGACCTATGCCACATCGCACCATGCGCTGATCGACCGCGCGCAGCTCGCCGCCGGCGAGACCGTGCTGGTGCTGGGCGCGGCCGGCGGCGTGGGCACGGCAGCCATCCAGATCGCCAAGGCCGCGGGCGCGCGCGTCATCGCCGCGGCTTCGAGCGACGAGAAATGCGCGCTGTGCGCCTCGCTGGGCGCCGATGCCACCATCAATTACGGCGCTGCCGACCTGCGCGAGGCGCTGAAAGCCGCGACCGGTGGCAAGGGCCCGGATGTGGTCTACGACCCGGTGGGCGGCGCGCTGGCCGAGCCTGCCTTCCGCTCCATTGCCTGGCGCGGGCGCTATCTCGTGGTCGGCTTCGCGGCCGGCCCCATACCCGCGCTGCCCTGGAACCTGGCGCTGCTCAAGGGCGCCTCGCTGGTCGGCGTCTTCTGGGGCGACTTCGCCCGGCGCGAGCCGCAGGCCAACGCCGCCATGATGGCCACGCTGCTCGAGTGGTACCGGCAGGGAAAGATCAAGCCGGTGATCGACTGCACCATGGAGCTGTCGCAACTGCCGACGGCGTATGCGCGCATGGGTTCGCGAGCGGTGATGGGCAAACTCGTGCTCACGCGCTGA
- the rlmN gene encoding 23S rRNA (adenine(2503)-C(2))-methyltransferase RlmN → MTTTNLLEFDLDGLCAYCEQLGEKRFRATQLFRWIHQRGASDFEQMSDLAKSLREKLKARAHITALPVITEHVSQDGTVKWLFDVGDGNAVEAVFIPEDDRGTLCISSQAGCAVGCRFCSTGHQGFSRNLTTGEILAQLWFAEHALRKRLGVSERVISNVVMMGMGEPLQNYTALVPALRVMLDDHGYGMSRRRVTVSTSGVVPMMDRLGLDCPVALAVSLHAPIDALRDDLVPLNRKYPIEELMQACERYLEHAPRDFITFEYCMLDGVNDQPEHAEQLVRLVRSHGGGRPWCKLNLIPFNPFPASGLLRSPNSQVAEFARILTQAGIVTTVRKTRGDDIDAACGQLAGDVKDRTRAAERMAKRRTITIAPAP, encoded by the coding sequence ATGACTACCACCAACCTTCTCGAATTCGATCTCGACGGACTGTGCGCCTACTGCGAACAGCTCGGGGAGAAGCGTTTCAGGGCGACGCAGCTGTTTCGCTGGATCCACCAGCGCGGTGCGAGCGACTTTGAACAAATGAGCGATCTCGCCAAGTCCCTGCGCGAGAAGCTCAAGGCGCGTGCCCACATCACGGCGCTGCCGGTCATCACCGAGCATGTGTCCCAGGACGGCACCGTCAAATGGCTGTTTGACGTGGGCGACGGCAATGCGGTCGAAGCGGTGTTCATTCCCGAGGATGACCGGGGCACGCTTTGCATTTCCTCGCAGGCTGGCTGTGCCGTGGGCTGCCGTTTCTGCTCGACGGGCCACCAGGGCTTCAGCCGCAACCTCACCACGGGCGAGATCCTGGCCCAGCTGTGGTTTGCCGAGCATGCGCTGCGCAAGCGCCTGGGCGTGAGCGAGCGCGTCATCTCCAACGTGGTGATGATGGGCATGGGCGAGCCGCTGCAGAACTACACGGCGCTGGTGCCGGCGCTGCGCGTCATGCTGGACGACCATGGCTACGGCATGTCGCGCCGGCGCGTGACGGTCTCGACCTCCGGCGTCGTGCCGATGATGGACCGCCTGGGCCTGGACTGCCCGGTGGCGCTGGCGGTGTCGCTGCATGCGCCCATCGACGCGCTGCGCGACGACCTGGTGCCGCTGAACCGCAAATACCCGATCGAGGAACTGATGCAGGCCTGCGAGCGCTACCTCGAGCACGCGCCGCGCGACTTCATCACCTTCGAATACTGCATGCTCGACGGCGTCAACGACCAGCCCGAGCATGCCGAGCAGCTGGTCAGGTTGGTGCGCAGCCATGGCGGCGGCCGGCCCTGGTGCAAGCTCAACCTGATTCCCTTCAATCCGTTTCCGGCCTCGGGCCTGCTGCGCTCGCCCAACAGCCAGGTGGCGGAATTCGCGCGCATCCTGACCCAGGCGGGCATCGTCACCACCGTGCGCAAGACGCGCGGCGACGACATCGATGCAGCCTGCGGCCAGCTGGCCGGCGATGTCAAGGACCGCACGCGCGCCGCCGAGCGCATGGCCAAGCGCCGCACCATCACCATCGCTCCCGCTCCCTGA
- the surE gene encoding 5'/3'-nucleotidase SurE: MKILISNDDGYQAPGLVALYESLKTIAEVEVVAPEHNNSAKSNALTLHSPLYVHQAPNGFRYVNGTPADCVHIALTGLLGYRPDLVVSGINNGANMGDDTIYSGTVGAAMEGYLFGIPAIAFSQVDRGWTEIEAAAAKAREIVQQMQQQQLVGDAPWLLNVNIPNMPLEAIQPLKLCRLGRRHAAERVIIQESPRGEVMYWIGSAGAAKDDAEGTDFHATAHGHVAVTPLKVDLTDHENLRYWAQTAARIAEAAEKEAAP; the protein is encoded by the coding sequence ATGAAAATCCTGATTTCCAACGATGACGGTTATCAAGCGCCCGGACTGGTCGCGCTTTATGAATCGTTGAAGACCATCGCCGAGGTGGAGGTGGTCGCGCCCGAGCACAACAACAGTGCCAAATCCAACGCCCTGACGCTGCACTCGCCGCTGTACGTGCACCAGGCCCCGAACGGCTTCCGCTATGTAAACGGCACGCCGGCCGATTGCGTGCACATCGCGCTGACGGGACTGCTGGGCTACCGCCCGGACCTGGTGGTGTCCGGCATCAACAACGGCGCCAACATGGGCGACGACACGATCTATTCGGGCACCGTGGGCGCGGCCATGGAAGGCTACCTGTTCGGAATTCCCGCCATCGCGTTTTCGCAGGTGGACCGGGGCTGGACCGAGATCGAGGCCGCGGCCGCCAAGGCGCGCGAGATCGTGCAGCAGATGCAGCAGCAGCAACTGGTCGGCGACGCGCCCTGGCTGCTCAACGTCAACATCCCCAACATGCCGCTGGAGGCCATACAGCCGCTCAAGCTGTGCCGGCTGGGGCGCCGGCACGCGGCCGAACGCGTGATCATTCAGGAAAGCCCCCGGGGAGAAGTCATGTACTGGATCGGCAGCGCGGGCGCGGCAAAGGATGACGCCGAGGGCACGGATTTCCATGCCACGGCGCATGGGCATGTGGCGGTCACTCCGCTCAAGGTCGACCTGACCGACCATGAGAACCTGCGCTACTGGGCGCAGACCGCGGCGCGCATCGCCGAGGCCGCCGAGAAGGAAGCCGCGCCGTGA
- the scpB gene encoding SMC-Scp complex subunit ScpB — MNTVDAKRVLETALICALQPVSVRDLRALFDDALGTDTVKGLLLELQEDWALRGVELVQVASGWRFQSRPEMRVYLDRLHPEKPPRYTRAALETLAIIAYKQPVTRGDIEDIRGVTVNSLLIKQFEDRGWVEVIGHRETVGRPALLATTRQFLDDLGLQSLDQLPEMQAGVPQQDLFKALETPAADTAGAAAGNLDGAEAPSTPAGQGAAGPDGQASLLPQL; from the coding sequence ATGAATACGGTCGATGCCAAACGGGTTCTGGAAACTGCTCTGATCTGCGCGCTGCAACCGGTCTCCGTGCGGGACCTGCGTGCGCTTTTCGACGATGCACTTGGAACCGACACTGTCAAGGGCCTGCTGCTAGAGCTGCAGGAGGACTGGGCGCTGCGCGGCGTGGAGCTGGTGCAGGTGGCCTCGGGCTGGCGCTTCCAGAGCCGGCCGGAGATGCGCGTGTACCTCGACCGGCTGCATCCGGAAAAGCCGCCGCGCTACACCCGCGCGGCGCTCGAGACGCTGGCCATCATCGCCTACAAGCAGCCGGTCACGCGCGGCGACATCGAGGACATCCGCGGGGTCACGGTGAACAGCCTGCTGATCAAGCAGTTCGAGGACCGCGGCTGGGTCGAGGTCATCGGCCACCGCGAGACGGTGGGACGGCCGGCGCTGCTGGCCACGACGCGGCAGTTTCTGGACGACCTGGGATTGCAGTCCCTCGACCAGTTGCCCGAGATGCAGGCCGGCGTGCCGCAGCAGGACCTTTTCAAGGCCCTGGAGACGCCGGCAGCCGATACGGCAGGAGCAGCGGCAGGGAATCTGGACGGCGCCGAGGCGCCATCCACGCCAGCGGGGCAGGGCGCCGCTGGCCCGGACGGGCAGGCTTCGCTCCTGCCCCAGCTTTGA
- the ndk gene encoding nucleoside-diphosphate kinase — MAIERTLSIIKPDAVAKNVIGQIYARFEGAGLKIVAARMVHLSRNEAEQFYAVHSARPFFKDLVDFMISGPVMVTALEGENAILTNRELMGATDPKKAEAGTIRADFADSIDANAVHGSDAAETAAVEVAFFFPGLNIYSR, encoded by the coding sequence ATGGCTATCGAACGCACCCTCTCCATCATCAAGCCCGACGCAGTCGCCAAGAACGTGATCGGCCAGATCTACGCCCGTTTCGAAGGCGCTGGCCTGAAGATCGTCGCTGCCCGCATGGTGCACCTGTCGCGCAACGAAGCCGAGCAGTTCTACGCTGTCCACAGCGCACGTCCTTTCTTCAAGGACCTGGTGGACTTCATGATCTCCGGCCCCGTGATGGTCACGGCCCTGGAAGGCGAGAACGCCATCCTGACGAACCGTGAACTGATGGGCGCCACCGACCCCAAGAAGGCAGAAGCCGGCACGATCCGCGCCGACTTCGCCGACAGCATCGACGCCAATGCAGTGCATGGCTCGGACGCTGCTGAAACCGCGGCAGTGGAAGTTGCCTTCTTCTTCCCCGGCCTGAACATCTACTCGCGTTGA
- the pilW gene encoding type IV pilus biogenesis/stability protein PilW, giving the protein MNPGNIARLPTSCRHWGLAACLGLVLLTGCASGPRDAASVQGDIVTPSDESEVRRRARIRMELAASYFQLGKTEIALDEIKQSLATDPNYAEAQQLRGLIYMQLGDPALAEEAFRRALALAPRDANIMHNYGWLLCQQKRFAQADQQFDAALAEPRYQAAAKTWMAKGLCHESAGQHKLAEQALFKASEMDSGNPVVTYNLANVLYVQGEVTRARFYIRRLNNSEQANAESLWLGIKIERSLRDELAMQQLAGALGRRYPESREWLAYQRGAFNE; this is encoded by the coding sequence ATGAATCCTGGAAACATCGCACGGCTGCCCACTTCCTGTCGCCATTGGGGGCTTGCCGCCTGCCTGGGCCTGGTGCTGCTCACCGGCTGTGCGAGCGGGCCGCGCGATGCAGCCAGCGTCCAGGGCGACATCGTCACGCCGTCCGATGAAAGCGAAGTGCGCCGCCGCGCGCGCATCCGCATGGAGCTGGCGGCCAGCTATTTCCAGCTCGGCAAGACCGAGATCGCGCTCGACGAGATCAAGCAGTCTCTGGCCACCGATCCGAACTATGCCGAGGCGCAGCAGCTGCGCGGCCTGATCTACATGCAGCTGGGCGACCCGGCGCTGGCCGAGGAGGCCTTCCGCCGCGCGCTGGCGCTGGCGCCGCGCGACGCCAACATCATGCACAACTATGGCTGGCTGCTGTGCCAGCAAAAGCGCTTCGCGCAGGCCGATCAGCAGTTCGACGCGGCGCTGGCCGAGCCGCGCTACCAGGCGGCCGCCAAGACCTGGATGGCCAAGGGCCTGTGCCACGAGAGCGCGGGCCAGCACAAGCTGGCCGAGCAGGCGCTGTTCAAGGCTTCCGAAATGGATTCCGGCAACCCGGTCGTCACCTACAACCTGGCCAACGTGCTGTATGTTCAGGGGGAAGTGACGCGTGCGCGTTTCTATATCCGCCGCCTGAACAACAGCGAGCAGGCCAACGCCGAGTCGCTGTGGCTGGGCATCAAGATCGAGCGCTCCCTGCGCGACGAGCTGGCCATGCAGCAGCTGGCCGGCGCGCTGGGACGTCGCTATCCGGAATCGCGCGAGTGGTTGGCCTATCAACGGGGTGCATTCAATGAGTGA
- a CDS encoding pseudouridine synthase, producing MNDSTADKHGNPDAVPGTDASAQERPARQRPQPRPRPQQVKGAFGKGPRRNTAVPRQPLPSEAAPLQATPVEGFDFADVVAGELDAQELQPEDAAAPKRVLTPQAESPKLHKVLAQAGMGSRLEMEKLIVEGKISVNNEPAHVGQRVQVGDQIKVNGRLIRYRIAGPEARVLAYHKPAGEVVSHDDPQNRPTVFRRLPRLHQGKWQSIGRLDLNTEGLLLFTNSGDLANKLMHPRFGLEREYAVRVLGALNKEEKQRLLDGVQLEDGEAAFGSIEDGGGEGANCWYRVTISEGRNREVRRMFEAVGHAVSRLIRIRYGAMLLPRGLKRGAFMELDEKDIQALRQAARNPEERDAERAPRGAARASGRGAAPAPARKGGGIFAARTPAPRDGAGRRPAQGGQAQPDPLKTSVGYIGEDSLSRARKDAKRATAQRRGRR from the coding sequence ATGAATGATTCGACGGCGGATAAACACGGCAACCCCGACGCGGTGCCCGGTACGGACGCAAGCGCGCAGGAGCGCCCCGCGCGCCAGCGCCCCCAGCCGCGCCCGCGCCCGCAGCAGGTCAAGGGCGCGTTCGGCAAGGGTCCGCGCCGCAACACCGCGGTGCCACGCCAGCCTTTGCCGAGCGAAGCCGCGCCGCTTCAGGCCACGCCCGTCGAGGGCTTCGATTTCGCCGATGTGGTGGCCGGAGAGCTCGATGCCCAGGAACTGCAGCCCGAGGACGCAGCCGCGCCCAAGCGCGTGCTGACGCCGCAGGCCGAGTCGCCCAAGCTGCACAAGGTGCTGGCGCAGGCCGGCATGGGCTCGCGCCTGGAGATGGAAAAGCTGATCGTCGAGGGCAAGATCTCGGTCAACAACGAGCCGGCCCACGTCGGCCAGCGGGTGCAGGTGGGCGACCAGATCAAGGTCAATGGGCGGCTGATCCGCTACCGTATCGCGGGCCCCGAGGCGCGCGTGCTGGCCTACCACAAGCCGGCAGGCGAAGTGGTGAGCCATGACGATCCGCAGAACCGCCCGACGGTGTTTCGCCGCCTGCCGCGCCTGCACCAGGGCAAGTGGCAGTCCATCGGCCGCCTCGACCTGAACACCGAGGGCCTGCTGCTGTTCACCAACTCCGGCGACCTGGCCAACAAGCTGATGCACCCGCGCTTCGGCCTGGAGCGCGAGTATGCGGTGCGCGTGCTCGGCGCGCTGAACAAGGAAGAGAAGCAGCGGCTGCTGGACGGCGTGCAGCTCGAGGACGGCGAGGCCGCCTTCGGCTCCATCGAGGACGGTGGGGGCGAGGGCGCGAACTGCTGGTACCGCGTGACGATCTCCGAAGGCCGCAACCGCGAGGTGCGGCGCATGTTCGAGGCCGTGGGCCATGCCGTGAGCCGGCTGATCCGCATCCGCTACGGCGCGATGCTGCTGCCGCGCGGCCTCAAGCGCGGCGCCTTCATGGAGCTCGACGAGAAGGACATCCAGGCGCTGCGCCAGGCGGCGCGCAACCCCGAGGAGCGCGACGCCGAGCGCGCCCCGCGTGGCGCGGCGCGCGCCTCCGGCCGCGGCGCGGCACCGGCGCCGGCGCGCAAGGGTGGCGGCATCTTTGCCGCCCGCACCCCCGCACCGCGCGATGGCGCGGGCCGCAGGCCGGCGCAGGGCGGCCAGGCCCAGCCCGATCCGCTGAAGACCTCGGTGGGCTATATCGGCGAAGACAGCCTGTCGCGCGCCCGCAAGGACGCCAAGCGCGCCACGGCCCAGCGGCGCGGCCGCCGCTGA
- a CDS encoding helix-turn-helix domain-containing protein yields the protein MSGVLETQQAGAPAQATAGQQLRQAREAAGLHVAALAGALKVPVHKLEALEADDYAAFSDHVFMRGLASSICRTLGLEAQPVLDKLPRSAAKGFDAQRTFLNAPIKERQSSGMAAGSGGVSRKAIGAVVVLLAAAAAVYFLPDGLFDRDAAGEGAPGAAAPATVSQPVQAVPAPAAALPAASVADAPAAAALPVAPADTPAAAAPAAAAPAAATAPAAAEALPAAAETPALPGQAPLVFNATATSWIQVRDARGAVVLSKTLNAGESAQVSAQVPMQVVVGRVDATTLQVRGQAFDLAAAAQGRNVARFEVK from the coding sequence GTGTCCGGTGTTTTGGAAACGCAGCAGGCGGGGGCGCCCGCGCAGGCCACGGCCGGACAGCAGTTGCGCCAGGCGCGCGAGGCCGCGGGGCTGCATGTGGCGGCGCTGGCCGGCGCGCTCAAGGTGCCGGTGCACAAGCTCGAGGCGCTCGAGGCCGACGATTACGCGGCTTTTTCCGACCACGTGTTCATGCGCGGCCTGGCGTCGAGCATCTGCCGCACGCTGGGGCTCGAAGCGCAACCGGTGCTGGACAAGCTGCCGCGCAGCGCGGCCAAGGGCTTCGACGCGCAGCGCACCTTCCTGAACGCGCCGATCAAGGAGCGCCAGAGCAGCGGCATGGCGGCCGGCAGCGGCGGCGTGTCGCGCAAGGCGATCGGCGCGGTCGTCGTGCTGCTGGCGGCAGCGGCTGCGGTCTATTTCCTGCCGGATGGCCTGTTCGATCGCGATGCTGCAGGCGAGGGCGCTCCGGGAGCCGCTGCTCCGGCCACCGTGAGCCAGCCGGTGCAGGCCGTGCCCGCGCCCGCGGCCGCTTTGCCCGCCGCTTCCGTTGCAGATGCACCCGCCGCCGCTGCGCTGCCGGTGGCCCCGGCTGATACGCCGGCGGCCGCAGCGCCGGCTGCCGCAGCGCCGGCTGCCGCGACCGCTCCCGCGGCAGCCGAGGCCTTGCCCGCGGCGGCCGAGACCCCGGCGCTGCCCGGGCAGGCGCCGCTGGTGTTCAACGCCACGGCAACGTCGTGGATCCAGGTCAGGGATGCGCGCGGCGCGGTGGTGCTGAGCAAGACGCTGAATGCCGGTGAATCGGCGCAGGTGTCGGCGCAGGTACCAATGCAGGTGGTGGTGGGCCGCGTCGATGC